A stretch of Gemmobacter fulvus DNA encodes these proteins:
- a CDS encoding MFS transporter translates to MVTTRKRIWGWYFFDWASQPYNTLLLTFIFGPYFAEVARAHFVAQGLTATAAGAEAQALWGYGQTIAGVCIALLAPVLGAIADGSGRRMVWIWAFSACYVIGAYGLWYLLPVQPGLTMAMVFFGLGLIGMEFATIFTNSLMPSLASEEEMGKISGSGFAFGYLGGIVSLVIMLLLFAENGVTGKTLIGIDPIFGLDATEREGTRAVGPFTALWFALFMVPFFLWVREPRGTHRAISLGTAMANLGRLLKSLPSRQSLFAYLMSSMFYRDSLNALYGFGGVYASGVLGWSVTQIGIFGITGAIAASLATWIGGKLDAARGPKPVIVLSIWVLIAVCCVIVGMSREAIFGFAFAPGSAMPDYIMYGCGILIGAAGGTVQAASRTMMVFHTTPERATEAFGLFALSGKATAFIAPFAIAVASDISGSQRIGVAPLIGLFLIGLILLVWVKPNGEKQA, encoded by the coding sequence ATGGTAACGACACGCAAACGCATCTGGGGCTGGTATTTCTTTGATTGGGCCAGCCAACCCTACAACACCCTGCTGCTGACCTTCATCTTCGGCCCATATTTCGCAGAAGTCGCGCGCGCGCATTTCGTGGCGCAGGGTCTGACCGCCACCGCCGCCGGGGCAGAGGCACAGGCCTTGTGGGGCTATGGCCAGACCATTGCGGGCGTCTGCATCGCCCTGCTGGCCCCGGTTCTGGGCGCAATTGCTGACGGGTCGGGGCGGCGCATGGTCTGGATCTGGGCCTTTTCGGCCTGTTATGTCATTGGTGCCTATGGGCTGTGGTATCTGCTGCCGGTGCAACCCGGACTGACCATGGCGATGGTCTTTTTCGGGCTGGGCCTGATCGGCATGGAATTTGCCACGATCTTTACCAATTCGCTGATGCCCAGCCTCGCCAGCGAAGAGGAAATGGGCAAGATCTCGGGCTCGGGCTTTGCCTTTGGCTATCTCGGCGGCATCGTCTCGTTGGTGATCATGCTGCTGCTGTTTGCGGAAAATGGCGTGACGGGCAAAACCCTGATCGGCATCGACCCGATCTTCGGGCTGGATGCCACCGAGCGTGAGGGCACCCGCGCGGTCGGCCCCTTCACCGCGCTGTGGTTTGCGCTGTTCATGGTGCCGTTTTTCCTCTGGGTGCGCGAGCCGCGCGGGACGCACCGCGCCATCAGCCTCGGCACCGCCATGGCCAATCTGGGGCGGCTGCTGAAAAGCCTGCCGTCGCGGCAAAGCCTGTTTGCCTATCTCATGTCCTCGATGTTCTACCGCGACTCGCTGAATGCGCTTTACGGCTTTGGCGGCGTCTATGCCTCGGGCGTGCTGGGGTGGAGCGTGACGCAGATCGGGATTTTCGGCATCACCGGCGCGATTGCGGCCAGCCTCGCCACCTGGATCGGCGGCAAGCTGGATGCGGCACGCGGGCCAAAGCCGGTGATCGTGCTGTCGATCTGGGTGCTGATCGCGGTCTGTTGTGTGATCGTCGGCATGTCGCGCGAGGCGATTTTCGGCTTTGCCTTCGCCCCCGGTTCGGCCATGCCGGATTACATCATGTATGGCTGCGGCATCCTGATCGGGGCGGCGGGCGGTACGGTGCAGGCGGCCTCACGCACGATGATGGTGTTCCACACCACGCCCGAACGCGCGACCGAGGCTTTTGGCCTGTTCGCGCTGTCTGGCAAGGCCACCGCCTTCATCGCGCCCTTCGCCATCGCAGTCGCCTCGGA